One genomic window of Sarcophilus harrisii chromosome X, mSarHar1.11, whole genome shotgun sequence includes the following:
- the USP11 gene encoding ubiquitin carboxyl-terminal hydrolase 11 isoform X1, whose product MAWHLLVNWYGLEPGQPPIERKVVELPSTHKVEVYLVELLLCQHNDMEISRPAQFSRADPVELVLHTAREQFLVGPDEETRLWVKNADGSCERLRNIHMSVLDACLGPGQVVIMETRNKDGTWPSSRPHIMKSVSDEEDGFRGQPGVCGLTNLGNTCFMNSALQCLSNVPPLTEYFLHNHYLKELNFCNPLGMKGEIAEAYADLVKQAWSGHHRSVVPRMFKTKVGHFASQFLGYQQHDSQELLSFLLDGLHEDLNRVKKKEYVELRDAAGRPDQEVADEAWRNHKRRNDSVIVDTFHGLFKSTLVCPECGKVSVTFDPFCYLSVPLPVSKERGMEVFFVSMDPRRKPEQHRLVVPKAGKVLDLCVALAKHTGVSPDRMMVADVFSHRFYKIYQLEESLSCILDRDDIFVYEVSGGAGGGEGTGEDVVLPVYLRERTPARDYSDSYYGLMLFGHPLLVSVPRDRLSWDALYHILLHRLSRYVTRPESDDEEDDDDDDDDDDEEEDDDEDDDDEEEEEDNSEDDEEEEEEDDEEDLYKRPSRLSEGEEDEEEERGGSTLDVRPSTEGSGATSGVQVGEVEGEGPPPSPPPSPPPGPAKRPRRRRRRRRRRRPRRKVLFSLHTVNSNGTSDRRGFAEDANGVSFNSQPYIAIDWEPDMKKRYYNEVEAEGYVKHDCMGYVLRKAPVRLQECIELFTTVETLEEENPWYCPTCKRHQLATKKLDLWALPEALIIHLKRFSYTKFSREKLDTLVEFPIRDLDFSEFIIKPRTEADPTPCKYDLIAVSNHYGGLRDGHYTTFARNKDSGQWHYFDDSSVSPVSESQIEITSTHCPGPSQPVFHLEQLVLAAYLHGAWARGRHSHVGGHSWQWEGSSLGPSSKQHTSVLHA is encoded by the exons ATGGCCTGGCATCTTCTGGTTAACTGGTATGGGCTGGAGCCCGGGCAGCCACCCATCGAGCGGAAG gtGGTAGAGCTGCCCAGCACCCACAAGGTAGAAGTCTACCTAGTAGAGCTGCTCCTGTGTCAGCACAATGACATGGAAATATCCCGGCCTGCCCAGTTCAGCCGTGCAGACCCTGTTG AGTTGGTCCTTCATACGGCCAGGGAGCAATTCTTAGTGGGGCCAGACGAGGAGACACGCCTGTGGGTGAAGAATGCAGATGGATCCTGCGAGAGACTGAGGAATATACATATGTCTGTGTTAGATGCCTGCCTTGGGCCTGGTCAG GTCGTCATCATGGAGACGAGGAACAAAGATGGCACGTGGCCTAGCTCCCGGCCTCACATCAT GAAGAGCGTGTCAGATGAGGAGGACGGCTTCCGGGGCCAGCCAGGTGTCTGTGGTCTCACCAACCTGGGCAACACGTGCTTCATGAACTCGGCCCTACAG TGCTTGAGCAATGTCCCCCCGCTGACGGAATACTTCCTCCACAACCACTACTTAAAGGAGCTGAATTTCTGCAATCCCCTTGGCATGAAGGGCGAGATCGCTGAGGCCTACGCTGACCTGGTCAAACAGGCCTGGTCTGGCCACCACCGCTCTGTGGTCCCCCGGATGTTCAAG ACGAAGGTCGGCCACTTTGCGTCCCAGTTCCTTGGCTACCAGCAGCATGACTCCCAGGAGTTGCTCTCCTTCCTGCTCGATGGTCTGCACGAGGACCTGAACCGGGTCAAGAAGAAGGAGTACGTGGAGCTTCGGGATGCTGCTGGACGGCCCGACCAG GAGGTGGCAGATGAAGCCTGGAGAAATCATAAGCGTCGGAATGATTCTGTAATTGTGGACACATTCCATGGGCTCTTCAAGTCAACATTGGTCTGCCCCGAGTGTGGAAAGGTGTCTGTAACCTTTGACCCCTTCTGCTACCTGAGTGTTCCTCTGCCTGTGAGCAAAGAACGTGGCATGGAGGTCTTCTTCGTTTCTATGGACCCACGCCGAAAACCCGAGCAG CATCGTCTGGTTGTGCCCAAGGCAGGGAAAGTGTTGGATCTCTGTGTCGCCCTGGCTAAGCACACGGGCGTCTCTCCGGACCGG ATGATGGTGGCAGATGTGTTCAGTCATCGCTTCTACAAGATCTACCAGCTGGAGGAGTCTCTGAGCTGTATCCTGGATCGGGATGACATCTTTGT GTACGAGGTGTCTGGCGGGGCTGGTGGCGGAGAGGGCACGGGAGAGGACGTGGTGCTGCCCGTCTACCTTCGGGAGCGGACCCCAGCCCGGGACTACAGCGACTCCTATTACGGCCTCATGCTTTTCGGACACCCTCTACTGGTGTCTGTGCCCCGTGACCGACTCTCCTGGGACGCCCTCTACCATATTCTGCTACATCGCCTCTC GCGCTACGTCACCCGACCCGAATCGGACGACGAGGAGGACGACGACGACGACGATGACGATGACGACGAGGAAGAGGACGACGACGAGGATGACGacgacgaggaggaggaggaagacaacagtgaagatgatgaggaggaggaagaggaggacgaCGAAGAAGATCTGTATAAGCGTCCCAGCAGGCTGAGTGAGG gcgaggaagatgaggaagaggagagggggggGAGTACCTTGGATGTCCGGCCCTCTACAGAGGGCTCAGGGGCAACCAGCGGGGTTCAGGTAGGGGAGGTAGAGGGGGAGGGCCCTCCTCCCAGTCCCCCTCCCAGTCCCCCTCCCGGCCCCGCGAAGAGGCCAAGAAGGAGGCGGCGCCGCCGGCGGCGGAGGAGGCCCCGGCGGAAGGTCCTCTTCAGCCTCCACACCGTGAATTCCAACGGAACCAGTGACCGCAGAGGCTTTGCCGAAGATGCCAACGGCGTCTCCTTTAAct CCCAGCCATACATCGCCATCGACTGGGAGCCCGACATGAAGAAGCGCTACTACAATGAGGTGGAAGCCGAG GGCTACGTGAAACACGACTGCATGGGCTACGTGCTGAGGAAGGCCCCTGTGCGCCTTCAGGAGTGCATCGAGCTGTTCACTACCGTGGAGACTTTGGAAGAAGAGAATCCTTG GTACTGCCCGACCTGTAAGCGCCATCAGCTGGCCACCAAGAAGCTGGATTTGTGGGCCCTCCCCGAGGCCCTCATCATCCACCTGAAGCGTTTCTCCTACACCAAGTTTTCCCGTGAGAAGCTGGACACGCTGGTCGAGTTTCCCATCCG gGACCTCGATTTCTCTGAGTTTATCATCAAACCAAGGACTGAGGCTGACCCGACACCCTGCAAATATGACCTCATCGCCGTCTCGAACCACTACGGGGGCCTGCGAGATGGGCACT ACACCACATTCGCCCGGAACAAGGACAGCGGCCAGTGGCATTACTTTGATGACAGCAGCGTCTCGCCCGTATCTGAGAGTCAGATTGAG ATCACCAGCACCCACTGCCCTGGACCATCTCAG CCCGTGTTTCACCTGGAGCAGCTCGTTCTTGCGGCATATTTACATGGGGCGTGGGCCAGAGGCCGCCACAGTCATGTCGGAGGGCACAGCTGGCAGTGGGAAGGAAG CTCGCTGGGACCTTCCTCAAAGCAGCATACTTCAGTTCTCCATGCTTAG
- the USP11 gene encoding ubiquitin carboxyl-terminal hydrolase 11 isoform X2, translated as MAWHLLVNWYGLEPGQPPIERKVVELPSTHKVEVYLVELLLCQHNDMEISRPAQFSRADPVELVLHTAREQFLVGPDEETRLWVKNADGSCERLRNIHMSVLDACLGPGQVVIMETRNKDGTWPSSRPHIMKSVSDEEDGFRGQPGVCGLTNLGNTCFMNSALQCLSNVPPLTEYFLHNHYLKELNFCNPLGMKGEIAEAYADLVKQAWSGHHRSVVPRMFKTKVGHFASQFLGYQQHDSQELLSFLLDGLHEDLNRVKKKEYVELRDAAGRPDQEVADEAWRNHKRRNDSVIVDTFHGLFKSTLVCPECGKVSVTFDPFCYLSVPLPVSKERGMEVFFVSMDPRRKPEQHRLVVPKAGKVLDLCVALAKHTGVSPDRMMVADVFSHRFYKIYQLEESLSCILDRDDIFVYEVSGGAGGGEGTGEDVVLPVYLRERTPARDYSDSYYGLMLFGHPLLVSVPRDRLSWDALYHILLHRLSRYVTRPESDDEEDDDDDDDDDDEEEDDDEDDDDEEEEEDNSEDDEEEEEEDDEEDLYKRPSRLSEGEEDEEEERGGSTLDVRPSTEGSGATSGVQVGEVEGEGPPPSPPPSPPPGPAKRPRRRRRRRRRRRPRRKVLFSLHTVNSNGTSDRRGFAEDANGVSFNSQPYIAIDWEPDMKKRYYNEVEAEGYVKHDCMGYVLRKAPVRLQECIELFTTVETLEEENPWYCPTCKRHQLATKKLDLWALPEALIIHLKRFSYTKFSREKLDTLVEFPIRDLDFSEFIIKPRTEADPTPCKYDLIAVSNHYGGLRDGHYTTFARNKDSGQWHYFDDSSVSPVSESQIESKAAYVLFYQRQDKVRRSPTRPGAASTVSTPPGDGPGPCPRAEPMDMD; from the exons ATGGCCTGGCATCTTCTGGTTAACTGGTATGGGCTGGAGCCCGGGCAGCCACCCATCGAGCGGAAG gtGGTAGAGCTGCCCAGCACCCACAAGGTAGAAGTCTACCTAGTAGAGCTGCTCCTGTGTCAGCACAATGACATGGAAATATCCCGGCCTGCCCAGTTCAGCCGTGCAGACCCTGTTG AGTTGGTCCTTCATACGGCCAGGGAGCAATTCTTAGTGGGGCCAGACGAGGAGACACGCCTGTGGGTGAAGAATGCAGATGGATCCTGCGAGAGACTGAGGAATATACATATGTCTGTGTTAGATGCCTGCCTTGGGCCTGGTCAG GTCGTCATCATGGAGACGAGGAACAAAGATGGCACGTGGCCTAGCTCCCGGCCTCACATCAT GAAGAGCGTGTCAGATGAGGAGGACGGCTTCCGGGGCCAGCCAGGTGTCTGTGGTCTCACCAACCTGGGCAACACGTGCTTCATGAACTCGGCCCTACAG TGCTTGAGCAATGTCCCCCCGCTGACGGAATACTTCCTCCACAACCACTACTTAAAGGAGCTGAATTTCTGCAATCCCCTTGGCATGAAGGGCGAGATCGCTGAGGCCTACGCTGACCTGGTCAAACAGGCCTGGTCTGGCCACCACCGCTCTGTGGTCCCCCGGATGTTCAAG ACGAAGGTCGGCCACTTTGCGTCCCAGTTCCTTGGCTACCAGCAGCATGACTCCCAGGAGTTGCTCTCCTTCCTGCTCGATGGTCTGCACGAGGACCTGAACCGGGTCAAGAAGAAGGAGTACGTGGAGCTTCGGGATGCTGCTGGACGGCCCGACCAG GAGGTGGCAGATGAAGCCTGGAGAAATCATAAGCGTCGGAATGATTCTGTAATTGTGGACACATTCCATGGGCTCTTCAAGTCAACATTGGTCTGCCCCGAGTGTGGAAAGGTGTCTGTAACCTTTGACCCCTTCTGCTACCTGAGTGTTCCTCTGCCTGTGAGCAAAGAACGTGGCATGGAGGTCTTCTTCGTTTCTATGGACCCACGCCGAAAACCCGAGCAG CATCGTCTGGTTGTGCCCAAGGCAGGGAAAGTGTTGGATCTCTGTGTCGCCCTGGCTAAGCACACGGGCGTCTCTCCGGACCGG ATGATGGTGGCAGATGTGTTCAGTCATCGCTTCTACAAGATCTACCAGCTGGAGGAGTCTCTGAGCTGTATCCTGGATCGGGATGACATCTTTGT GTACGAGGTGTCTGGCGGGGCTGGTGGCGGAGAGGGCACGGGAGAGGACGTGGTGCTGCCCGTCTACCTTCGGGAGCGGACCCCAGCCCGGGACTACAGCGACTCCTATTACGGCCTCATGCTTTTCGGACACCCTCTACTGGTGTCTGTGCCCCGTGACCGACTCTCCTGGGACGCCCTCTACCATATTCTGCTACATCGCCTCTC GCGCTACGTCACCCGACCCGAATCGGACGACGAGGAGGACGACGACGACGACGATGACGATGACGACGAGGAAGAGGACGACGACGAGGATGACGacgacgaggaggaggaggaagacaacagtgaagatgatgaggaggaggaagaggaggacgaCGAAGAAGATCTGTATAAGCGTCCCAGCAGGCTGAGTGAGG gcgaggaagatgaggaagaggagagggggggGAGTACCTTGGATGTCCGGCCCTCTACAGAGGGCTCAGGGGCAACCAGCGGGGTTCAGGTAGGGGAGGTAGAGGGGGAGGGCCCTCCTCCCAGTCCCCCTCCCAGTCCCCCTCCCGGCCCCGCGAAGAGGCCAAGAAGGAGGCGGCGCCGCCGGCGGCGGAGGAGGCCCCGGCGGAAGGTCCTCTTCAGCCTCCACACCGTGAATTCCAACGGAACCAGTGACCGCAGAGGCTTTGCCGAAGATGCCAACGGCGTCTCCTTTAAct CCCAGCCATACATCGCCATCGACTGGGAGCCCGACATGAAGAAGCGCTACTACAATGAGGTGGAAGCCGAG GGCTACGTGAAACACGACTGCATGGGCTACGTGCTGAGGAAGGCCCCTGTGCGCCTTCAGGAGTGCATCGAGCTGTTCACTACCGTGGAGACTTTGGAAGAAGAGAATCCTTG GTACTGCCCGACCTGTAAGCGCCATCAGCTGGCCACCAAGAAGCTGGATTTGTGGGCCCTCCCCGAGGCCCTCATCATCCACCTGAAGCGTTTCTCCTACACCAAGTTTTCCCGTGAGAAGCTGGACACGCTGGTCGAGTTTCCCATCCG gGACCTCGATTTCTCTGAGTTTATCATCAAACCAAGGACTGAGGCTGACCCGACACCCTGCAAATATGACCTCATCGCCGTCTCGAACCACTACGGGGGCCTGCGAGATGGGCACT ACACCACATTCGCCCGGAACAAGGACAGCGGCCAGTGGCATTACTTTGATGACAGCAGCGTCTCGCCCGTATCTGAGAGTCAGATTGAG TCCAAGGCGGCCTATGTTCTATTCTATCAGCGGCAGGACAAGGTGCGGCGGTCCCCAACCCGACCTGGTGCGGCCAGCACGGTCTCTACACCCCCTGGTGATGGGCCAGGCCCCTGTCCCCGGGCCGAGCCCATGGACATGGACTGA